Proteins encoded within one genomic window of Brassica rapa cultivar Chiifu-401-42 chromosome A09, CAAS_Brap_v3.01, whole genome shotgun sequence:
- the LOC103869082 gene encoding F-box/kelch-repeat protein At1g22040, with amino-acid sequence MGSVMSLSCSKRKATSQDEEPSNSSRKRRKLSSSNHEEDYNCRLIPNLPDELSIQILARLPRISYSSVRLVSRKWRTAVSTSEVYALRKELGITEEWLYVLTKGQDDKLLWYSLDPVSTRWQRLPPMPVIVYEEESRRSSWNLKVGEIVRSLLGRRDASEQMPFCGCAIGSVDGCLYVLGGLSKSKTVSCVWRFDPIVNSWSEVSSMLANRAYSKTGVLDKKLYVVGGVDRGRGGLSPLQTAEVYDPTTDVWSEVPSMPFTKAQVLPNAFLADLLKPIATGMTCYNGRLCVPQSLYSWPFFVDVGGEVYDPETELWGEMPSGMGEGWPARQAGTKLSVVVDGELYAFDPSSSMENGKIKVYDQKEDAWKVVIGEVPVYDMTDSESPYLLAGFHGKLHFITRDHNRNVTVLRADVPDVSGSSSSSSFKCVVGSGSLKEKGDAVNKSDTVIWKVIASKDLGAAELVSCQVIDI; translated from the coding sequence ATGGGTTCTGTAATGAGCTTAAGCTGTTCCAAGAGGAAAGCAACGAGCCAAGACGAGGAACCCTCAAACTCATCTCGCAAAAGACGAAAGTTATCCTCTTCAAACCATGAAGAAGACTACAACTGCAGATTGATTCCTAACCTCCCTGATGAGCTATCTATACAGATTCTCGCTAGGCTCCCAAGAATCTCCTACTCGAGCGTTCGGCTTGTCTCACGGAAGTGGAGAACAGCTGTATCCACCTCCGAGGTCTATGCTTTGAGGAAAGAGCTTGGTATAACCGAGGAGTGGCTCTACGTGCTTACCAAAGGCCAAGATGATAAGCTTCTATGGTACTCTTTGGATCCTGTCTCCACTAGATGGCAGAGACTGCCTCCAATGCCTGTTATCGTCTACGAAGAGGAGTCTAGAAGAAGCTCATGGAATCTCAAAGTCGGTGAGATTGTGAGGAGCTTGCTCGGTAGAAGAGATGCTTCCGAGCAGATGCCGTTCTGTGGATGCGCTATTGGTTCTGTCGACGGGTGTCTCTACGTTCTAGGAGGTCTGTCCAAGTCTAAAACCGTGAGCTGTGTGTGGAGATTCGATCCTATTGTTAACTCGTGGAGCGAAGTGAGCTCTATGCTGGCCAACCGTGCTTACTCCAAAACAGGAGTGTTGGACAAGAAGCTCTACGTTGTTGGAGGCGTTGACCGTGGACGTGGAGGCTTATCTCCTCTTCAGACAGCTGAGGTTTACGACCCAACCACCGACGTTTGGTCTGAAGTCCCTAGCATGCCTTTCACTAAGGCCCAAGTGTTGCCTAACGCGTTCTTGGCTGACCTTCTGAAGCCCATCGCCACGGGGATGACTTGTTACAACGGTAGGTTATGCGTGCCTCAGAGTCTTTACTCGTGGCCTTTCTTTGTGGACGTTGGTGGTGAGGTTTATGATCCTGAGACTGAGCTCTGGGGGGAGATGCCGTCTGGGATGGGTGAAGGCTGGCCCGCGAGGCAGGCGGGGACGAAGCTGAGCGTTGTGGTGGATGGGGAGCTGTATGCTTTTGATCCTTCTAGCTCGATGGAGAACGGGAAGATTAAGGTATATGATCAGAAGGAAGATGCTTGGAAAGTTGTTATAGGGGAAGTGCCTGTTTATGACATGACGGATTCGGAGTCTCCTTATTTGCTTGCTGGGTTTCATGGGAAGCTTCATTTTATTACTAGAGATCATAACCGTAACGTTACGGTGTTGAGAGCTGATGTGCCTGACGTATCAGGCTCTAGCTCTAGCTCTAGCTTCAAGTGTGTTGTGGGTTCAGGTTCTTTGAAGGAGAAGGGTGATGCAGTTAACAAGTCAGATACTGTTATTTGGAAGGTTATTGCAAGTAAGGACTTGGGTGCTGCTGAGCTTGTTAGCTGCCAAGTTATAGATATTTGA
- the LOC103869081 gene encoding membrane-anchored ubiquitin-fold protein 6 — translation MAGEDWIELKFRLADGTDIGPSKYNQSMTVSSLKEKIISQWPKDAENIPKTVNDVKLINAGKILDNNRTLAESRLPVGELPGMVITMHVVLRPPTLDKKSEKLQNDPPMKNRCACTIL, via the exons ATGGCAGGTGAAGATTGGATAGAACTCAAGTTTAGACTCGCTGATGGCACTGACATAGGTCCCAGCAAGTACAATCAATCTATGACTGTTTCTTCCCTCAAAGAGAAGATCATCTCTCAATGGCCTAAAG ACGCAGAAAACATTCCAAAGACTGTAAATGATGTGAAGCTCATCAACGCCGGGAAGATACTGGACAACAACAGGACACTTGCTGAATCAAGGCTTCCCGTTGGTGAACTTCCAGGAATGGTCATCACTATGCATGTTGTTCTTCGCCCTCCTACTTTAGACAAAAAGAGCG AAAAACTGCAGAATGATCCTCCCATGAAGAATCGTTGCGCATGCACCATTTTGTAG